The proteins below are encoded in one region of Silene latifolia isolate original U9 population chromosome 2, ASM4854445v1, whole genome shotgun sequence:
- the LOC141639188 gene encoding pectinesterase/pectinesterase inhibitor-like, producing the protein MNTAGPEKHQAVALRVSSDKTVINRCQIDAFQDTLYTHRDRQFYRDCTIKGTIDFIFGNAAVVLQNCTIVARRPLDGQSNMITAQSKTSPLQNIGIPIQMSRIRPSKHLKPVQHLVKTYFGRPWRNYSTTVIMQSNIEDHIDPLGWAKWNDDTDTSLLYYGEYSNTGLGAGTGDRVDWPGFHVISDPKIAMNFTVDRLIQGGSWLCSTGVDYIEGLDTVLIAN; encoded by the coding sequence ATGAACACGGCTGGGCCAGAGAAGCATCAAGCAGTTGCTCTACGCGTAAGCTCAGATAAAACTGTTATAAACCGATGCCAAATCGATGCATTTCAAGACACACTTTATACTCATAGAGATCGGCAATTCTACAGAGATTGTACAATCAAAGGGACTATAGACTTCATTTTCGGGAATGCAGCCGTGGTGCTCCAAAATTGTACGATAGTAGCTCGTCGGCCCCTCGATGGTCAGTCCAACATGATTACAGCCCAATCCAAAACAAGTCCTCTTCAAAACATAGGAATTCCGATTCAAATGAGTCGAATAAGACCTAGTAAACATCTCAAACCCGTCCAACATTTGGTCAAAACATACTTTGGTAGACCATGGAGAAACTACTCAACAACGGTCATAATGCAATCTAACATAGAGGATCATATTGACCCACTGGGCTGGGCCAAATGGAATGACGATACTGACACATCGTTGTTGTATTATGGCGAGTATAGTAATACTGGGCTGGGTGCCGGTACAGGGGATAGAGTTGACTGGCCGGGGTTCCATGTGATTAGTGACCCGAAAATAGCTATGAACTTTACTGTTGATAGGCTGATCCAAGGTGGTTCTTGGCTTTGTTCAACAGGAGTTGATTACATTGAGGGCTTGGATACGGTGCTTATAGCCAATTAG
- the LOC141642597 gene encoding pectinesterase-like: protein MATSPQSLLHNSKDITISNFIRSTALLIISMIIFLSTTLLIATNLNFNVINSVPSKTLSLINACRNAHDLESCVAIASRRNTQALDFNELTIFLQHSIYDIKSAITLAKNVKSRSLNTKNNATIDICVHLLDMSMDRLVDSIAVLSNGPHLDSITYSDVLTWLSGVLTNHDTCLEGLKQGPRLELESRINDLMTRARVSLAILHSLSPNKFNDESLLSHEFRDWVSKINLNKDIIIPDVVVAQDGSGDYRTVAEALYFAPNKSDHRYVIYVKQGTYEENVRVEKTKTNITLVGDGMYYTIITSSLNYIDGVPTFDSGTLIVEGDGFIGQDLWIMNTAGPEKHQAVALRVSADKTVINRCQIDAFQDTLYIHRDRQFYRDCTIKGTVDFIFGNAAVVLQNCTIVARRPMDGQSNMITAQSRSSPLQNTGISIQMSRIKPSKHLRPVQKLVKTYFGRPWKNYSTTVIMQSYIEGHIAPLGWAKWDDYTNTTSLYYGEYNNTGPGSFTGERVDWAGFHVINDSNVAINFTVGRLIKDSFWLNSTGVDYIDGLEIYSD from the exons ATGGCAACATCGCCGCAATCTCTTTTACATAATTCTAAAGATATCACAATATCGAATTTCATCAGAAGTACAGCCTTACTAATCATTTCTATGATTATTTTCCTTAGCACAACACTTTTAATAGctactaatctcaattttaacgTCATAAACTCTGTTCCATCCAAAACTCTCTCCCTAATCAATGCTTGTCGCAATGCCCACGACCTAGAATCGTGCGTAGCCATTGCCTCTAGAAGAAACACCCAAGCACTCGATTTCAATGAGCTTACCATTTTCTTACAACATTCCATATATGACATCAAAAGCGCCATTACATTGGCGAAAAATGTCAAAAGTCGAAGTCTTAACACAAAAAACAATGCAACAATTGATATTTGCGTACACTTATTAGATATGTCCATGGATCGATTGGTAGACTCAATCGCGGTCCTTAGTAATGGACCCCACTTGGATTCAATCACCTACTCTGATGTGCTTACTTGGCTTAGTGGCGTTCTCACAAATCACGACACATGTCTTGAGGGGCTCAAGCAAGGACCTCGACTTGAGCTTGAATCGAGGATCAATGATTTGATGACTCGAGCCAGAGTGTCGCTAGCCATACTTCACTCGTTGTCACCAAATAAATTCAATGATGAGTCATTATTAAGTCATGAATTTCGAGATTGGGTGAGTAAAATAAATCTGAATAAGGACATTATAATCCCCGATGTAGTTGTTGCACAAGATGGAAGTGGAGATTACAGGACCGTGGCTGAAGCCCTATATTTCGCCCCTAATAAATCCGATCATAGGTACGTTATTTATGTCAAGCAAGGAACATATGAAGAGAATGTTCGGGTCGAAAAGACCAAGACTAATATTACGCTCGTTGGTGATGGAATGTACTATACCATCATCACTAGTAGCTTGAATTATATAGATGGTGTCCCGACCTTCGACTCAGGCACACTAA TTGTAGAAGGTGACGGGTTCATTGGACAAGACCTGTGGATAATGAACACGGCTGGCCCAGAGAAGCATCAAGCAGTTGCCCTACGCGTAAGCGCAGATAAAACAGTCATAAACCGATGCCAAATTGATGCATTTCAAGACACACTTTACATTCATAGAGACCGCCAATTTTATAGGGATTGTACGATCAAAGGTACAGTCGACTTCATATTTGGTAATGCAGCTGTGGTGCTCCAAAATTGTACAATTGTAGCACGACGACCCATGGACGGTCAATCCAACATGATTACGGCCCAGTCCAGATCAAGTCCACTACAAAACACAGGAATTTCAATTCAAATGAGTCGAATAAAACCTAGTAAACATCTTAGACCCGTCCAAAAATTGGTCAAAACATACTTTGGTAGACCATGGAAAAACTACTCTACAACGGTAATAATGCAATCTTATATAGAGGGTCATATTGCTCCATTAGGATGGGCTAAATGGGATGACTATACGAACACAACGTCGTTGTATTATGGTGAGTATAATAATACCGGGCCGGGTTCGTTCACCGGGGAAAGAGTTGACTGGGCCGGGTTCCATGTGATTAATGACTCGAATGTGGCCATCAATTTTACCGTTGGTAGGCTTATTAAGGATAGTTTTTGGCTGAATTCAACTGGAGTGGACTATATTGATGGGCTTGAAATTTATTCCGATTAA